From Pseudomonas fluorescens:
GAAGCATTTAATCAGGCGCGCCAGGAGTTGGCTGTTAGTGCTACGCCGTTTCAATGCCAGGTGCTCGATCAATGGCAGGAGTTTGCCAATGCATTAGCGGCGCGCTTGAAGCTGTAGTCAGCTAATTGCAGAATCTGCAGGCAATAAAAAACGCCAGCAAGCTGGCGTTTTTAATGTGTCGCGTATCAGGCGCAAGCCTGGCAAGGCTTAGCCCAGCAGGGTAGCCCAACCTTCAACCACGTCAGCGCCCCACTTGGCTTTCCACTCTTTCAGCGTCTTGTGGTTGCCGCCTTTGGTTTCAATCACTTCGCCGTTGTGTGGGTTTTTGTATTGCTTGACCTTACGAGCACGCTTGGTGCCGGTAGTTTTTACGGCGCCACGTGGTGCTTTAACTTTCGATTCTGGATCCAGCAGCGCAATGATGTCACGCAGGGATTTGGAGTATTCGCCCATCAGGGTGCGCAGTTTGCCTTCGAATTCCAGCTCGGTTTGCAGCTTGTCGTCTTGGGACAGGTTCTTCAAACGGGCTTGCAGTTCTTTGATAGCTTCTTCAGTGGCACGGTATTCGTTGATCAGAGACATGTGGACTACCTTATGTAGAGCGCTGATTGACAGGGATAGTGGCCCAATAATAGTCAGGCAATTTCATCAAGTAAACATTTAAGAATGCATTTATGTGAATTACTTTGAATGTTTGTGGCAAAGCGATGCAATTGAGTTAATTAGTAGAGGGCACGGCTATAGATAATCTCGTTAATTTCCCTCGCAACTGCACGTGCTTGCCCATGCATCTTCATATAGCAGTGCTAAAACCTTACGCTATTAAGGGCTGTGGCCAGGCCGGGCTGTCAGAATAAGCCTCAAGGAATACTGCAGTTTTTCTGCGTAATCGCTAGAATAGCGGCCTTTGCGAAGTTCTGGAGTTCCCCCCTAATGCGCACTTTTCGGCTGGTGATAGCTTGCCCGGACCGGGTTGGCATCGTTGCCAAAGTCAGTAACTTTCTGGCTTCCCACAACGGCTGGATCACCGAGGCGAGCCATCACTCGGACAATCTCAGCGGTTGGTTCTTCATGCGTCACGAAATTCGTGCCGATACGCTGCCCTTTGGTCTTGAAGCTTTTCGTGAGGCCTTTGCGCCGATCGCCGAAGAGTTTTCGATGACCTGGCGCATCACCGACACCGAGCAGAAAAAACGCGTGGTGCTGATGGCCAGCCGCGAATCCCACTGCCTGGCTGACTTGCTGCACCGCTGGCACAGCGATGAACTGGACTGTGAGATTGCCTGTGTGATCTCCAACCATGACGACCTGCGCAGCATGGTCGAGTGGCATGGCATCCCGTACTACCACGTACCGGTCAACCCACAGGACAAGGAGCCCGCGTTCGCCGAGGTCTCCCGCCTGGTCAAGCAGCATGACGCTGATGTGGTGGTACTGGCGCGCTATATGCAGATCCTGCCACCGGACCTGTGCCGCGAATACGCCGGCAAGGTCATCAATATCCACCACAGCTTCCTGCCGTCGTTCGTCGGTGCCAAGCCTTATCACCAGGCTTCCCTGCGTGGTGTGAAGTTGATTGGCGCAACCTGCCACTACGTGACCGAGGAACTGGACGCCGGCCCGATCATTGAGCAGGACGTGGTGCGTGTCAGCCATAGCGACAGCATTGAAGACATGGTGCGTTTCGGCCGCGACGTCGAGAAGATGGTGCTGGCCCGTGGCCTGCGTTATCACTTGGAAGACCGCGTGCTGGTGCACGGCAACAAGACGGTCGTGTTCTGATCATCGTGTTTTGATTGAACAAAGAAGGGCCTGGGCGTTAAATCGTCGCAGGCCCTTTTTATTGATCGGCATAAGAGGACAAGCCCATGACCGACCCGCTCGATAAAGCCACATCCAAGGCGCCCGCTACGTTGGGCGAGGGGTGTCTGAGTCGCTATGACCCGGATGCGCTGGATGCCGAGGATGGTACGGACTTCCCAGGGGCTGCCCAGTTATGGGAGCAGTTGCAGGAGCAACCTGCTTACCCTGAAAAAGACGCTTGAGCAGTGGTTTGCCAACCATCAGCACAAACACCGGCCCACCGGCCAACAAATAGAAGTAATAGGTCACCGCCCGCCAGATCAAAATCGCCGCCGCGGCGGTGGATTTGCCCACCATGGGCGCCAGCAAGGCCGCCGACGTCAGTTCCGCCGCGCCGGCACCGCCCGGTAACAGGCTGAATTGCCCCGCCGTCAAAGACAGCATCTGGATCAGGAAGCTCCAGGCCCACTGCACATCGCCGCCCAGCCCGCGTAGCGCCAGGTACAGCACGCTGTAACGCAATAGCCAATGCAGACTGGTCAGCGCGAACACTGCCACCAGTGTGTGCCAAGGCAGTTTCAGCGTGTCACTGAATGCCGCTAGAAAATGCAGCAGCCGGCGTGCCCAGCGCCGCCGTGTCGTGGCCCGAACCTTTAGGACCTTGAGTGCCAGGCCTATCACGCGAATCAGGCGCCGATGAAATCGCACCATGAGCAGGCAACTGACAACGCCCCCGGTCATCGATACGGCGCTGAGCCCCAGCAACCATTCCAGGCGTGGATTGAGGCTGTGGAACAGCGCGTACAACGCGATCCCCACCAGTGCACAAAGAAAAAACAGCAAGTCGCTCAACTGGTCCATGGCGAATACCGCGCTGCCGTGGGCCGGGCGTATACCGTGGCGTGCCAGCAAGGCCATCAAGGTCAGCGGTCCACCGCTGCCACCGGGTGTGGCGCACATGGCGAACTCAGTCGAGATCACCACCCCAAGGCATTTAAGTCGCCCCAACCGGCTACGGTGCATGCCCAGCAATAAGCGGATGCGCAGGCTGTTGATCAGCCAGCACAGGACAATCATGGCGAACATCAGCAACAGCAGCGGCAAGGGGAATTGCCGAAGGCGCGTTATGGTTTCGCTGCCCCCCAATCCCACGGGAATCACCAGCGCGACCAGCAGGGCGAGCAACAGCCAGATCAATCGGCTCACGGCTGCATCGCCAGCCACGCGGCCTTGGTCAGTGGGGTGCGTCCGGCGTTCAACAGGCGTTGCAGGGTGTCCAGCCAATAACGGCGGGAAAACTCATGGCGCATGTCCACCGGGTGTAACCCCAGGCGAATGACCGGGGCTGTTTGCCAGTGTTGCTCACGTCGGTCGCTGAGGACTTTGGACAAGCCACGGCGCCAGGCGCTGCGCCCGCTCCACACCAGCCCCGGCGCATTGAGCGCGGTGAAGTCGGGCAGGCGATACAGGTGCTGCGGGTCGCTGGTGTAGCTCAGGGGTAATTGGCGTAGTGCCTGGCGAGTGCCCTGGCTCATCAGCCAGGCAGGGGCGACGAAGCCCTGCAGCGGCCAGCCATTGCGTTGGAACACCTCGATGCCATCGGTAATACGCTGCAAGGCCTGGACCTGGGGCAGTTGGTAGAACTCGCCTTCATGGGTATAGACCCGGCGCATGAACCACTCTTTTGGCGAGCGCGGTGGCGGTTGATCGTCGCAATGGTAGTAGCCGTGCAACGTCAGTTCATCGCCCTTGGCGACGCGGGTGTCGAGCAACCGTCGGAAATCAGTGTGGGCGGCCAGGGCGTCACGATGATGAAAGTCCGGCACCACCAGCCAGGTCATCGGCACGGCGCCCAAGGCGTCGACAGCTTCGACGAATGGGCGATAGTCGGTCCAGGTGTGCGGCGCGACATCGTGCAGCACCAGTAAAACCGAGCGCTCAACCATGGGCGAGCATCGGTTTGTGGCGGCCCAGCACCGCGTAGTAATGACCCAGCAGGCTATCGACCACCGTGTCCCAGGCGTAATGCTGTTCGACATGGCGTCGTGCCTGCTCCCCCAGGCGCCGACTATCGGTGCCGAACAACTCGCGCACGGCATCGGCCATCGCTTTGGGGTGGTTGGGCGCGCAGAGCAGGCCGCAGCGCTCGTCGACAATCTCAGTGAACGCACCGGCCGCCACGGCAACGACCGGGATACCGCAGGCCATGGCCTCCAGGATCACCAGGCCGAAGGTTTCCTGGTCTCCGGCATGCAGCAGCGCGTCGGCACTGGCCATCAACCGGGCGACATGGAGGGCGGGGCGGAACCCATCGATCACCGTGACGTTGTCCGGTACGCTGGCCGGCATGCCAGAGCCCACTAACAGTAAGTGGTAGCCATCCCCCAGGCGCTTCATGCACTTGAGCAGCACTGGCAGGTTTTTTTCCTTGGAACCTCGCCCGGCGAAGATCAG
This genomic window contains:
- a CDS encoding lysylphosphatidylglycerol synthase transmembrane domain-containing protein, which produces MSRLIWLLLALLVALVIPVGLGGSETITRLRQFPLPLLLLMFAMIVLCWLINSLRIRLLLGMHRSRLGRLKCLGVVISTEFAMCATPGGSGGPLTLMALLARHGIRPAHGSAVFAMDQLSDLLFFLCALVGIALYALFHSLNPRLEWLLGLSAVSMTGGVVSCLLMVRFHRRLIRVIGLALKVLKVRATTRRRWARRLLHFLAAFSDTLKLPWHTLVAVFALTSLHWLLRYSVLYLALRGLGGDVQWAWSFLIQMLSLTAGQFSLLPGGAGAAELTSAALLAPMVGKSTAAAAILIWRAVTYYFYLLAGGPVFVLMVGKPLLKRLFQGKQVAPATAPITGQPLGSPYHPRHPAHPGHSDSDTPRPT
- the mvaT gene encoding histone-like nucleoid-structuring protein MvaT, with protein sequence MSLINEYRATEEAIKELQARLKNLSQDDKLQTELEFEGKLRTLMGEYSKSLRDIIALLDPESKVKAPRGAVKTTGTKRARKVKQYKNPHNGEVIETKGGNHKTLKEWKAKWGADVVEGWATLLG
- the purU gene encoding formyltetrahydrofolate deformylase codes for the protein MRTFRLVIACPDRVGIVAKVSNFLASHNGWITEASHHSDNLSGWFFMRHEIRADTLPFGLEAFREAFAPIAEEFSMTWRITDTEQKKRVVLMASRESHCLADLLHRWHSDELDCEIACVISNHDDLRSMVEWHGIPYYHVPVNPQDKEPAFAEVSRLVKQHDADVVVLARYMQILPPDLCREYAGKVINIHHSFLPSFVGAKPYHQASLRGVKLIGATCHYVTEELDAGPIIEQDVVRVSHSDSIEDMVRFGRDVEKMVLARGLRYHLEDRVLVHGNKTVVF
- a CDS encoding DUF2334 domain-containing protein, translating into MVERSVLLVLHDVAPHTWTDYRPFVEAVDALGAVPMTWLVVPDFHHRDALAAHTDFRRLLDTRVAKGDELTLHGYYHCDDQPPPRSPKEWFMRRVYTHEGEFYQLPQVQALQRITDGIEVFQRNGWPLQGFVAPAWLMSQGTRQALRQLPLSYTSDPQHLYRLPDFTALNAPGLVWSGRSAWRRGLSKVLSDRREQHWQTAPVIRLGLHPVDMRHEFSRRYWLDTLQRLLNAGRTPLTKAAWLAMQP